One Kangiella geojedonensis DNA segment encodes these proteins:
- the hutI gene encoding imidazolonepropionase, giving the protein MSQSETKPFDYIIHNVNIATLSDQYASEDNPYGVIENGAIGVNDGLISYVGDSFDKNDSKLNATETIDAQAQWLSPGLIDCHTHLVYGGNRANEFEMRLNGVAYEEIAKAGGGIISSVEATREATEEELFRSAAKRLQSFIDEGVTTIEIKSGYGLDTENEIKMLKVAKRLEQEFPIRVSTTFLGAHALPPEFKDNSDGYIDLVCNDMIPKIAELGLADCVDAFCESIGFSYTQTERVFKAAQKHGLKVKLHAEQLSDQSGAGLAADYKALSADHLEYLSQDSIDKMAKSGTVAVLLPGAFYFLRETKLPPMDELRQAGVPIAVASDSNPGTSPAQSLLLMLNMACTLFRMTPLEALQGVTINAAKALGLEDKVGSIEIGKKAELALWDIDHPNQLSYQLGGNNLVKVYNSINKK; this is encoded by the coding sequence ATGAGCCAGAGTGAAACGAAACCTTTTGATTACATTATTCACAACGTCAATATCGCGACTTTGTCCGACCAGTACGCCAGCGAAGATAATCCCTATGGTGTTATTGAAAACGGCGCGATTGGCGTTAATGATGGTCTGATTTCGTATGTTGGCGATTCTTTTGATAAAAACGACTCAAAACTCAATGCAACAGAAACCATTGATGCGCAAGCCCAATGGCTTTCTCCCGGCTTAATCGACTGCCACACGCACCTTGTCTATGGCGGCAACCGTGCCAACGAATTTGAAATGCGCCTCAATGGCGTGGCCTACGAAGAGATCGCCAAAGCGGGTGGCGGTATTATCTCTAGCGTTGAAGCTACACGTGAAGCCACCGAAGAAGAACTCTTCCGAAGTGCCGCTAAACGCCTACAAAGCTTTATCGACGAAGGCGTGACAACGATTGAAATCAAATCTGGTTATGGCTTAGATACTGAGAACGAAATTAAAATGCTCAAAGTCGCCAAACGACTGGAGCAAGAATTCCCAATTCGCGTCAGTACAACCTTCCTTGGCGCACATGCCCTGCCGCCAGAATTTAAGGACAATTCTGATGGGTATATTGATCTAGTGTGCAATGACATGATCCCTAAAATCGCGGAACTGGGTTTAGCAGACTGTGTCGATGCTTTTTGCGAAAGCATTGGCTTCAGCTATACCCAAACCGAACGCGTATTTAAAGCCGCACAAAAACATGGCCTCAAAGTCAAACTGCACGCTGAGCAACTATCCGATCAATCTGGCGCAGGCTTAGCCGCTGACTACAAAGCCCTATCCGCGGATCATTTAGAATATTTATCGCAAGACTCTATCGACAAGATGGCCAAGAGCGGAACAGTTGCGGTGCTACTACCCGGTGCTTTCTATTTCCTACGCGAAACAAAATTGCCACCAATGGACGAACTGCGCCAAGCAGGCGTACCCATTGCCGTCGCCTCCGACAGCAACCCCGGTACCTCACCAGCGCAATCGCTATTACTTATGCTCAACATGGCCTGCACCCTATTCCGCATGACGCCCCTCGAAGCCTTACAAGGCGTCACCATCAACGCCGCAAAAGCCCTAGGATTAGAAGATAAAGTCGGTAGTATTGAAATAGGCAAAAAAGCTGAGTTAGCACTGTGGGACATCGACCACCCAAATCAGTTGAGTTATCAGTTAGGTGGGAATAATTTAGTTAAAGTTTATAACTCGATTAATAAAAAATAA
- a CDS encoding formimidoylglutamate deiminase — protein sequence MTSIHPQQIFAKFILLADGWQENVLLEHDSNGVITKIKPQTEKPANFSGKVIDGAVIPGMVNNHSHAFQWAMAGLGEASGSSKDSFWTWRKAMYGFVENIEPEDLNHIASALYMQMLKAGYTSVGEFHYLHHDKKGGFYENPAEMSMQIFEAAKNSGIDVTLLPVFYRYSGFGPQAPNDGQKRFIHSQDDYGRLLEQVHLLSSEYNQSYGIAPHSLRAVDKSDLEFAVKALRSQSESAPVHIHIAEQTKEVNDCVAHYGQRPVEWLYDNLSPDDKWCLIHATHLTDGEVKSIAGSKAVVSICTTTEANLGDGFFPMLDYKAQGGRWSVGSDSHISVNAIEELRWLEYQQRLREHSRTVLVDGANSSTGHWLWTQAAQGGAQSLQQPVGQIAVGYKANFVELNLESLVFTGKSREQLLDAFIFNHQADNDAINTVWIRGKKVVEQGNHISQEDIIDDFKKSMARLQVG from the coding sequence ATGACAAGTATTCACCCGCAACAGATTTTCGCTAAATTTATACTGTTAGCCGACGGCTGGCAGGAGAACGTGTTGTTGGAGCACGATTCTAATGGGGTTATCACTAAAATTAAACCACAAACCGAGAAACCCGCAAACTTTAGTGGAAAAGTGATTGATGGCGCAGTGATACCTGGCATGGTGAATAATCACTCCCATGCCTTCCAGTGGGCGATGGCCGGCTTGGGTGAAGCGAGCGGAAGCTCTAAAGATAGCTTCTGGACGTGGCGCAAGGCGATGTACGGTTTTGTGGAAAATATTGAGCCAGAAGATCTGAACCATATCGCTAGCGCGCTTTATATGCAGATGCTAAAAGCGGGTTACACTTCGGTGGGTGAGTTTCACTATTTGCATCATGACAAGAAGGGTGGCTTTTACGAAAATCCGGCGGAAATGTCGATGCAGATTTTTGAAGCAGCAAAAAACAGCGGTATTGATGTCACTTTATTGCCTGTGTTTTACCGTTACAGTGGCTTTGGGCCACAAGCACCTAACGATGGGCAGAAGCGTTTTATTCACTCGCAGGATGATTACGGACGCTTGTTAGAGCAGGTTCATTTGTTGTCCTCTGAGTACAATCAAAGCTACGGTATCGCACCGCACTCGCTACGAGCGGTCGATAAGTCAGATCTAGAGTTTGCGGTTAAAGCATTACGCTCTCAGTCTGAGAGCGCACCAGTTCATATTCATATCGCCGAGCAAACCAAGGAAGTGAATGATTGTGTTGCTCATTATGGTCAACGTCCTGTCGAATGGCTCTACGACAACTTAAGCCCTGATGACAAGTGGTGTTTAATTCATGCGACCCACTTAACCGACGGTGAGGTAAAGTCGATTGCCGGATCGAAAGCGGTGGTGTCAATTTGCACGACTACCGAAGCGAATCTGGGCGATGGTTTTTTCCCGATGCTGGATTACAAAGCGCAAGGTGGCCGTTGGTCAGTGGGTAGCGATAGTCATATTTCGGTGAACGCGATTGAAGAATTACGTTGGCTCGAATACCAGCAGCGGTTGCGTGAGCATTCACGGACGGTATTGGTCGATGGAGCTAATAGCTCAACGGGGCACTGGTTATGGACCCAGGCGGCGCAGGGTGGTGCTCAAAGTTTACAACAACCAGTTGGGCAGATTGCAGTCGGCTATAAAGCCAATTTCGTGGAGCTTAACCTTGAGTCGCTAGTGTTTACGGGTAAATCTCGAGAGCAACTACTTGATGCCTTTATTTTTAACCATCAAGCAGATAATGATGCGATTAATACGGTATGGATTCGAGGTAAAAAAGTGGTTGAGCAGGGCAATCATATTTCTCAAGAGGATATTATTGATGACTTTAAGAAAAGCATGGCGCGGTTACAAGTTGGTTAA
- a CDS encoding response regulator: MKKVKLSHQYSIAYTLAFVVVLLVVNFVFYRSLEQSHQNQQQKLCDLIISSFTPGIEYGLSYGNTTDLESTLFPLRNNPEIAFVRVLDNQGTVVSQVDNRGLVGISQDIELKTVDRDIVQKLGSSFQSNFPSQLLESAENDHRRLGQLQIASTPYKYSRAYDGVLHLLLNLGVIIPLALFWVYLRIRQTHQSKIVNKLVDQLNNSESYKEFRENLKTSEGSKLLNAVEQQVIKTQNLRHKLNILKTEVQKARLDANTELHEFIGFITQQNFNSSINNLMMFYEVIKQPVDQTRQLVWSRDLLSQTVVELSTLAKEKNTLIQESFSGNRMSYQVHLDDKSFKQMLRLLIQQLIYICENETLNIHFDLRQDYQDTANLRVSFSSESKVFLQALKEQSLFQFKEKLPVTAHSNNIQLISAKHILKKFGGEYLYFSDEIRLEMPLNTVNQAEKKSQPERIRPLGLSLNVLVYDSDPIDKMVLIGYLTKLGIDVDKATTKQVVLQKLRHDSYNAILVNSEFIQDDPSFSFTNFLEELQHLDNQPHIIIVSHDLSVAESEAFNQLESAQFITKPVDPKKLGETLTNL, from the coding sequence TTGAAGAAAGTAAAGCTCAGTCATCAATACAGCATTGCCTATACCTTGGCCTTTGTCGTCGTGTTGCTTGTGGTGAACTTTGTTTTTTATCGCTCTCTAGAGCAATCCCATCAGAATCAGCAACAAAAGCTTTGCGATCTCATTATTTCAAGTTTTACTCCTGGTATAGAGTATGGACTTAGCTATGGTAACACCACCGATTTAGAATCAACCCTATTTCCTTTACGTAATAACCCTGAAATAGCTTTTGTCAGAGTATTAGATAATCAAGGTACCGTAGTTTCTCAAGTCGACAACCGCGGCTTGGTTGGTATCTCTCAAGACATCGAGCTAAAAACAGTCGATCGAGACATTGTTCAAAAACTTGGTTCTAGCTTCCAAAGTAACTTTCCAAGCCAGCTACTGGAAAGCGCTGAAAACGATCACCGCCGTCTGGGGCAACTGCAAATTGCGAGTACGCCGTACAAATACAGCCGTGCCTATGACGGTGTTTTACACCTATTGTTAAACCTTGGTGTCATTATCCCTCTTGCCTTGTTTTGGGTATACCTCAGAATTCGTCAAACACACCAGTCAAAAATTGTTAATAAACTTGTCGATCAATTAAATAACTCAGAAAGTTACAAAGAGTTTAGAGAAAACTTAAAAACCTCAGAAGGCTCAAAGCTTCTTAATGCCGTAGAACAGCAAGTTATTAAGACTCAAAATCTAAGACACAAACTGAACATCCTTAAAACGGAAGTTCAGAAGGCTCGCCTAGATGCTAATACTGAATTACATGAGTTTATAGGCTTCATAACACAGCAAAACTTCAACAGTTCTATCAATAATTTGATGATGTTTTATGAAGTCATTAAACAACCAGTCGATCAAACACGACAATTAGTCTGGTCCCGTGACCTTTTATCACAAACTGTGGTTGAGCTATCGACCCTCGCCAAAGAAAAGAACACTTTGATTCAAGAGTCATTTAGTGGCAACCGTATGAGTTACCAAGTTCATTTGGATGATAAGTCTTTCAAGCAAATGTTGCGCCTACTAATACAGCAACTGATTTATATTTGCGAGAATGAAACACTCAATATTCATTTTGACTTACGTCAAGATTACCAAGACACGGCCAATCTCAGGGTTTCATTTTCTTCTGAGTCAAAGGTGTTTTTACAGGCACTGAAAGAACAAAGTTTATTTCAATTTAAAGAAAAGTTACCAGTTACGGCTCATAGTAATAATATACAACTGATATCCGCCAAACATATTTTGAAAAAGTTTGGTGGTGAGTACTTGTATTTTAGCGATGAGATTCGCCTAGAAATGCCTCTGAACACAGTCAATCAAGCCGAGAAAAAATCTCAACCCGAACGAATCAGACCACTTGGTCTAAGTTTGAATGTACTGGTTTATGATTCTGACCCCATCGATAAAATGGTTTTGATTGGGTATCTCACAAAGTTAGGCATTGACGTTGATAAAGCGACAACAAAGCAGGTTGTTCTACAAAAGCTTCGTCATGACTCTTACAATGCTATCTTAGTCAACTCTGAGTTTATTCAGGATGACCCATCCTTTTCTTTCACTAACTTTTTGGAAGAACTTCAACACTTAGATAACCAACCACACATCATCATTGTTAGTCACGATTTAAGTGTGGCTGAGTCGGAAGCCTTCAATCAACTTGAATCGGCTCAATTTATCACCAAACCAGTCGACCCGAAGAAGCTAGGCGAAACCTTAACCAACTTGTAA
- a CDS encoding DUF6763 family protein, with protein sequence MAQAITAERGQWYKRLDLDENFEVVAIDRDEECIEIQYYSGEIEEIDEASWELLEIAPIAPPDNWSGAFGSDNRVEFEAQADSLETALNMVDNSN encoded by the coding sequence ATGGCTCAGGCCATCACCGCAGAAAGAGGTCAATGGTACAAAAGACTGGATCTTGATGAGAACTTTGAAGTTGTGGCTATTGACCGCGACGAAGAATGTATTGAAATTCAATATTATAGTGGCGAAATCGAAGAAATTGATGAAGCCAGCTGGGAGTTACTTGAAATAGCCCCGATTGCTCCGCCAGACAACTGGTCAGGTGCTTTTGGTAGTGATAATAGGGTTGAATTTGAAGCTCAAGCTGATTCACTAGAAACGGCCCTCAACATGGTCGATAATAGCAATTAA
- a CDS encoding transglycosylase SLT domain-containing protein: MRATANLIIASTISLISLTFSSKIQAVNSSEQLAFLAAEKAFANGDLTNYRKLKNSLKDYPLYPYLEYKELLKKLDVQNRAEIDSFIVTYNDSPLADRLKQQFINQLAAKKQYDVLEQYYNYGDSASLDCQILSHKLKNGSTIKALSSDIEDLWSVPKSQPKECDPVFKKWIDSGAVNHNIAYHRFYRTAHEGSIGLLKYLERFLDRDKRYIVDLWVKAKKNPGVVNRRSFFPGKDPNLEAPILVFAMKRLAWGDRDKAYKVWLHTKNRIPLTKDHEDEVERTLFLALATENKPKALDWLDDGNLNKFITDDLVNHWKLAVLLRNERWETIKELYTLLPINQQQSNQWQYWHAIAQQNLGENEASSLTLKLLAEKRDYYGYLAATRLKQPLKLNHVAVNIPPEVFKKVENSANVKRAKELFELERYINASREWRKQLQLMSADAETQAAAKIAHSWGWYNQGILTIAKSGYWDDTEIRFPTAFKDSYIKMAKKVNLPPQWLMGVSRQESAYGPLAVSPAGAYGLMQVMPATAKVYSKKFNIPYTGRRDLLKPHINIEMGSRYLELRNEQMGENPIYASAAYNAGKHRIDQWIPFGRHPTEIWIESIPYTETRDYIKKVMTYRAIYALKLGVDDDTFSYILNTETGGNDSCNYANASNSASPTC, encoded by the coding sequence ATGCGGGCTACAGCTAACCTCATCATAGCGTCCACTATCTCACTAATTTCCCTTACGTTTTCATCAAAAATACAGGCTGTTAATAGTAGCGAACAATTAGCATTTTTAGCCGCTGAAAAAGCTTTTGCTAACGGCGATTTAACAAATTACCGCAAACTTAAAAATTCATTGAAGGACTACCCTTTATATCCCTATCTCGAATATAAAGAACTGCTCAAAAAATTAGATGTACAGAACCGAGCAGAAATCGACAGTTTTATTGTCACTTACAATGACTCGCCCTTAGCCGATAGATTGAAACAACAGTTTATAAATCAGTTGGCCGCTAAAAAGCAGTATGATGTTTTAGAGCAGTACTACAATTATGGCGACAGCGCGAGCCTCGACTGTCAAATTCTCAGCCATAAACTCAAAAACGGTAGCACCATTAAAGCGTTATCCAGCGATATAGAAGATCTTTGGAGCGTCCCTAAGTCACAACCCAAAGAATGCGATCCGGTATTTAAGAAGTGGATAGACTCTGGTGCAGTTAACCATAATATTGCTTACCATCGGTTTTACCGAACTGCCCACGAAGGCTCAATTGGTTTATTGAAGTATTTAGAGCGTTTTTTAGACCGTGATAAGCGTTACATCGTTGATCTTTGGGTTAAAGCAAAAAAGAATCCTGGTGTGGTAAATCGTCGAAGTTTTTTCCCGGGCAAAGATCCAAACCTAGAAGCACCGATATTGGTTTTTGCCATGAAACGACTTGCATGGGGAGATCGAGATAAAGCTTATAAAGTATGGCTCCACACTAAAAACCGAATACCACTGACCAAAGATCACGAAGATGAAGTTGAGCGGACTTTGTTCTTAGCACTTGCCACTGAAAATAAGCCGAAAGCACTTGATTGGCTGGATGATGGGAATCTCAATAAATTCATAACGGATGACCTCGTTAATCACTGGAAACTTGCGGTTCTATTAAGAAACGAACGATGGGAAACCATTAAAGAACTCTATACTCTGCTCCCTATTAATCAACAGCAAAGTAATCAGTGGCAATACTGGCATGCCATTGCACAACAGAATCTCGGTGAGAATGAAGCCTCATCATTAACCTTAAAGCTATTAGCTGAAAAACGTGATTATTATGGTTACTTGGCTGCTACTCGTTTAAAGCAACCACTAAAGCTCAATCATGTTGCGGTGAACATTCCTCCTGAAGTTTTCAAAAAGGTCGAAAATAGTGCCAATGTGAAACGCGCTAAAGAATTGTTCGAGCTTGAACGCTATATCAATGCCAGCCGAGAGTGGCGTAAACAATTACAACTAATGAGTGCTGATGCGGAGACCCAAGCGGCCGCTAAAATTGCACACTCATGGGGATGGTATAACCAAGGTATTTTAACTATTGCGAAGTCCGGCTACTGGGATGATACCGAGATTCGCTTCCCTACAGCGTTCAAAGATAGTTATATTAAAATGGCGAAGAAAGTTAATTTACCCCCACAATGGTTAATGGGTGTATCACGCCAAGAAAGCGCTTATGGCCCACTTGCGGTATCACCTGCCGGAGCCTATGGCCTAATGCAAGTCATGCCCGCTACAGCAAAGGTCTATTCAAAAAAATTTAATATTCCGTATACCGGACGTCGTGACTTATTGAAGCCTCACATTAATATAGAAATGGGCAGTCGTTACCTAGAGTTGCGCAACGAACAAATGGGGGAAAACCCTATCTACGCCTCAGCGGCATACAACGCAGGTAAGCACCGAATTGATCAGTGGATACCATTTGGACGCCATCCCACGGAGATTTGGATTGAAAGCATCCCTTACACTGAAACGAGGGATTACATCAAAAAGGTTATGACATACCGTGCCATTTATGCGCTAAAACTAGGCGTTGATGATGATACTTTTAGTTATATTCTGAACACAGAAACCGGCGGTAACGACAGCTGTAATTACGCTAACGCTTCAAACTCAGCCTCCCCGACATGTTAG
- the phhA gene encoding phenylalanine 4-monooxygenase, whose protein sequence is MAKGTKYKARPMDEDGFIHYTDEEHQIWSELMARQEKLIEGRACPEYFEGLEKINLPHDRIPQLEEVSSVLRKETGWEVAWVPALINFDKFFALLADKKFPCATFIRTREEMDYLQEPDVFHEIYGHTAMLTNPYFAEFTAAYGKLGYEASKEDRVYLARLYWFTVEFGLINTGQGDRIYGGGILSSIGETPHSLEDPEVIRAPFDPIEMLRTPYRIDIMQPKYFVIEDFKQLFDLANGDVMGMVKEAKRLGLREPLYPPKEEQKAS, encoded by the coding sequence ATGGCTAAAGGTACAAAATATAAAGCACGTCCTATGGACGAAGATGGTTTTATTCATTACACCGACGAAGAGCACCAGATCTGGAGCGAGTTAATGGCTCGTCAGGAGAAGCTTATCGAAGGTCGTGCCTGCCCTGAGTATTTCGAAGGCCTTGAAAAAATTAACCTGCCTCATGATCGTATTCCGCAGCTTGAAGAAGTGTCTAGTGTATTGCGTAAAGAAACGGGCTGGGAAGTGGCTTGGGTCCCTGCGTTAATCAACTTCGATAAGTTTTTCGCGCTTTTAGCAGATAAAAAGTTCCCTTGCGCGACCTTTATTCGTACTCGTGAGGAAATGGACTATTTACAAGAGCCTGATGTGTTCCATGAAATCTATGGTCACACAGCTATGTTAACTAACCCATATTTCGCTGAGTTTACAGCAGCTTACGGCAAGCTTGGCTATGAAGCGAGTAAAGAAGATCGCGTCTACTTAGCTCGCCTATATTGGTTTACCGTTGAGTTTGGTTTAATTAATACGGGGCAGGGCGATCGTATTTATGGTGGTGGTATCTTGTCATCAATTGGCGAAACTCCTCATAGTTTGGAAGATCCAGAAGTAATTCGTGCACCGTTTGATCCAATAGAAATGCTTCGTACGCCATACCGTATTGATATCATGCAACCGAAGTACTTTGTGATTGAAGACTTTAAACAGCTTTTTGATTTAGCCAATGGCGATGTGATGGGGATGGTAAAAGAGGCCAAGCGCCTTGGTTTACGCGAGCCCCTTTATCCACCAAAGGAAGAGCAAAAAGCTAGTTAG
- the hppD gene encoding 4-hydroxyphenylpyruvate dioxygenase, which produces MTDTTFNPLGTDGFEFVEYSAPDAAGVKKLKELFELLGFTEVAKHKSQEVFLYRQGDINFLINAETDGYFNEFSQQHGPCACAMAWRVEDAQKAYDYAVEQGAKPFDKEEHSAHPGVYGIGGSVLYFVDKWGKENNIYQDDFNFYDGVDEFPRGMGLQTLDHLTHNVKRGGMDVWATFYENIANFREIRYFDIEGKQTGLFSKAMTGPCNKLRIPINESADDKSQIEEYLREYNGEGIQHIALSTEDIYGTIEKLREGGMEFMDTPETYYDMIPKRIPEHHEDVDKLRKNRILIDGSLDHEEGILLQIFTNTVIGPIFFEIIQRKGNQGFGEGNFKALFESIELDQQKRGVI; this is translated from the coding sequence ATGACTGATACTACTTTTAATCCACTTGGAACTGACGGTTTTGAGTTTGTTGAATATTCTGCACCTGATGCTGCTGGCGTAAAAAAACTAAAAGAGCTTTTTGAGCTGTTAGGTTTTACTGAAGTGGCAAAGCACAAATCTCAAGAAGTCTTCTTGTATCGCCAAGGCGACATTAACTTCTTAATTAATGCTGAAACAGACGGTTACTTTAATGAGTTTAGCCAACAGCACGGTCCTTGTGCATGTGCCATGGCTTGGCGCGTAGAAGACGCTCAAAAAGCCTATGACTACGCTGTTGAGCAAGGTGCTAAGCCGTTTGATAAAGAAGAGCACAGCGCTCACCCAGGCGTTTACGGTATTGGGGGTTCGGTACTGTACTTCGTGGATAAGTGGGGTAAAGAGAACAACATTTATCAAGACGACTTCAACTTCTATGATGGCGTTGATGAGTTCCCACGTGGCATGGGCTTACAAACTCTTGATCACTTAACGCACAACGTTAAGCGTGGTGGTATGGATGTGTGGGCGACTTTCTATGAAAACATCGCGAACTTCCGTGAAATTCGTTATTTCGATATCGAAGGTAAGCAAACAGGCTTATTCTCAAAAGCGATGACAGGGCCGTGTAACAAGTTGCGTATTCCAATCAACGAATCAGCAGACGACAAGTCTCAGATCGAAGAGTACTTAAGAGAATACAATGGTGAAGGTATTCAACATATCGCACTATCAACGGAAGACATTTACGGCACCATCGAGAAGCTTCGTGAAGGCGGTATGGAGTTCATGGACACGCCTGAAACCTATTACGACATGATCCCTAAGCGTATTCCTGAGCACCATGAAGATGTCGATAAATTACGTAAAAACCGCATCTTGATCGATGGTTCTTTGGATCACGAAGAAGGTATCTTGCTTCAGATTTTCACTAACACAGTGATTGGTCCTATTTTCTTCGAGATCATTCAACGTAAAGGTAACCAAGGCTTCGGCGAAGGAAACTTCAAGGCGTTGTTTGAGTCTATCGAACTAGACCAACAGAAACGTGGAGTAATTTAA
- a CDS encoding homogentisate 1,2-dioxygenase, with translation MRKWIAFPHKEGTISRQAHADLPEEAPYEREAGRSGFFGPTAHFHHKNPPTAWEKWEGPLRPRAFDLNELDKNSNSPWGAESLLYNAHCRFRIWNCNEAMMNLARNGDGDELFFIHKGQGDLFCDYGHMEIREGDYVVVPRGTMWRIEPQEPMTMLLIEATNDSYQLPDKGLVGPQAIFDPAMLDVPSINDKFKAQQDDTPWAVEIKRRGQLSRVQYNYSPLDAIGWHGDLSVVRINWRDIRPLMSHRYHLPPSAHTTFVASRFVVCTFVPRPIESDPGALKVPFYHNNDDFDEVLFYHAGDFFSRDNIDAGMVTFHPSGFTHGPHPKAFEAGRKHAKKETDEVAVMLDTRDALEVGDAMAGVENPEYCNSWKASE, from the coding sequence ATGCGTAAATGGATTGCTTTCCCGCATAAGGAAGGAACCATTTCTCGCCAAGCACACGCTGATCTACCTGAAGAAGCACCCTATGAGCGTGAGGCGGGGCGAAGCGGTTTCTTTGGCCCAACGGCTCACTTTCACCACAAGAACCCGCCAACGGCGTGGGAAAAGTGGGAAGGCCCGTTGCGTCCACGCGCTTTTGACCTGAATGAGTTGGATAAAAATTCCAACTCGCCTTGGGGTGCAGAGAGCTTGTTATACAACGCCCATTGCCGTTTCCGTATTTGGAACTGTAATGAAGCCATGATGAATTTGGCGCGTAATGGCGATGGTGATGAGTTGTTCTTCATCCACAAAGGCCAAGGTGACTTGTTCTGTGATTATGGTCATATGGAAATTCGTGAGGGCGACTATGTGGTCGTTCCTCGCGGCACTATGTGGAGAATCGAGCCACAAGAGCCTATGACGATGTTATTAATCGAAGCCACTAACGACAGCTACCAATTGCCGGATAAAGGTTTGGTCGGCCCGCAGGCGATTTTTGACCCTGCGATGTTGGATGTGCCAAGCATTAATGACAAATTCAAAGCGCAACAAGACGACACGCCATGGGCTGTTGAGATTAAGCGTCGTGGTCAGCTATCACGCGTGCAATATAACTATTCGCCATTAGACGCGATAGGTTGGCACGGTGATTTATCGGTGGTGCGTATTAATTGGCGTGATATTCGTCCGTTAATGTCACACCGTTACCACTTGCCACCATCAGCACATACTACGTTTGTCGCCAGCCGTTTTGTGGTGTGCACTTTTGTGCCAAGACCGATTGAGTCGGATCCAGGTGCCTTAAAAGTACCGTTCTACCACAACAACGATGACTTCGATGAAGTCTTGTTCTATCACGCCGGAGACTTCTTCAGCCGTGATAATATTGATGCTGGTATGGTCACCTTCCACCCATCGGGCTTTACTCACGGACCACATCCAAAAGCTTTCGAAGCAGGGCGTAAGCATGCTAAGAAGGAAACGGACGAAGTGGCCGTGATGTTGGATACGCGTGATGCGCTGGAAGTTGGTGATGCGATGGCTGGGGTTGAAAATCCAGAGTATTGTAATAGTTGGAAAGCCTCCGAGTAA
- a CDS encoding fumarylacetoacetate hydrolase family protein → MKLATLRDGSRDGQLVVVSNDLTKATKVDYVKTLQAALDDWDAFKPKLEKTYQELNDGQISDVMDFDQGACESPLPRAYQWADGSAYVNHVELVRKARNAEMPETFWTDPLMYQGGSDTFLGPRDTIKMASEEYGIDMEAEVAVITGDVPMGASAEQAEKEIRLLMTVNDVSLRNLIPGELAKGFGFFQAKPSSAFSPVAVTPDELGDKWDGKKVYLPLITHLNDKELGHPDCGVDMVFDFPTLVAHAAKTRPLSAGTIVGSGTISNKDRSVGSSCLAEVRMLEIIADGKPSTPFMQFGDRVTIEMFDENNQSIFGQINQVVEKYEA, encoded by the coding sequence ATGAAATTAGCTACTTTAAGAGATGGTTCTCGTGACGGTCAGTTGGTTGTAGTCAGTAATGATCTTACAAAAGCAACTAAAGTTGACTACGTTAAAACATTACAAGCGGCCCTAGACGATTGGGATGCTTTCAAGCCAAAGCTTGAAAAGACTTATCAAGAGCTAAATGACGGTCAAATTTCAGATGTCATGGATTTTGATCAAGGTGCTTGTGAGTCACCACTTCCACGTGCCTATCAGTGGGCTGACGGCAGTGCTTATGTGAACCACGTTGAATTGGTACGTAAGGCGCGTAACGCTGAAATGCCAGAAACTTTCTGGACTGATCCATTGATGTACCAAGGCGGCAGCGACACCTTCTTAGGCCCTCGTGACACAATCAAGATGGCGAGTGAAGAGTATGGTATCGACATGGAAGCAGAAGTTGCCGTTATTACGGGCGACGTGCCGATGGGTGCTTCTGCTGAGCAAGCGGAAAAAGAAATTCGTTTATTGATGACGGTTAATGATGTCTCATTACGTAATTTAATCCCAGGCGAGTTGGCGAAAGGCTTTGGTTTCTTCCAAGCAAAACCGTCATCAGCATTTTCACCTGTTGCAGTAACTCCTGATGAGTTAGGCGATAAGTGGGACGGTAAAAAAGTTTACTTACCATTAATTACACACTTGAACGATAAAGAGCTTGGTCACCCAGATTGTGGTGTGGACATGGTGTTTGACTTCCCAACGTTGGTTGCGCATGCTGCCAAAACACGTCCTCTTTCAGCGGGCACTATTGTGGGTTCTGGCACGATTTCAAACAAAGACCGCTCGGTTGGTTCTTCATGCCTTGCAGAAGTTCGTATGCTTGAAATCATCGCTGACGGTAAGCCTTCAACACCATTTATGCAGTTTGGTGATCGCGTCACTATCGAGATGTTTGATGAGAATAACCAGAGCATCTTCGGACAGATTAACCAAGTTGTAGAAAAGTACGAAGCATAA